A stretch of the Panthera uncia isolate 11264 chromosome D1, Puncia_PCG_1.0, whole genome shotgun sequence genome encodes the following:
- the LOC125936579 gene encoding olfactory receptor 481: METENHTAVTEFIILGLTDNPTLCAIFFVIFLGVYVVTIVGNISIIILIRSSPQLHTPMYLFLSHLAFVDIGYSTSVTPIMLMSFLREKTTIPVTGCIAQLGSDVTFGTTECFLLATMAYDRYVAICSPLLYSTQMSSVVCFLLLGASYLGGCMNASSFTGCLMNLSFCGPNKINHFFCDLFPLLKLSCGHVFIAEISPAISSASVLISTLFTIIVSYSYILHSILNMRSTEGRKKAFSTCTSHLTAVTLFYGTVLFVYVMPKSSYSADQVKVASVIYTVVVPMLNPLIYSLRNKEVKGAMRKLMARTHWFS, translated from the coding sequence ATGGAGACTGAAAACCACACAGCAGTGACAGAGTTCATCATTCTGGGATTAACAGATAATCCCACACTATGTGCCatcttctttgtgatttttctaggagtttatgTAGTTACCATCGTGGGAAATATCAGTATAATCATCTTAATCCGAAGCAGCCCACAGCTGCACACCCCAATGTACCTTTTTCTCAGCCATTTGGCCTTTGTGGATATTGGGTATTCCACTTCAGTCACACCAATCATGCTGATgagttttttaagagagaaaacaacaatCCCTGTCACTGGTTGTATAGCCCAGCTTGGCTCTGATGTCACTTTTGGGACTACAGAATGCTTCCTGCTGGCTACCATGGCCTATGatcgctatgtggccatctgctCTCCCTTACTCTACTCCACCCAGATGTCCTCAGTGGTCTGCTTCCTCCTACTGGGGGCTTCCTACCTGGGTGGATGCATGAACGCTTCATCATTTACAGGCTGTCTGATGAATCTATCTTTCTGTGGACCAAATAAAATCAACCATTTTTTCTGTGACCTCTTTCCACTCTTGAAGCTTTCTTGTGGCCATGTTTTTATTGCTGAAATATCTCCCGCCATCTCTTCTGCATCCGTCCTCATAAGCACACTGTTTACCATAATTGTGTCCTACAGCTACATCCTCCACTCAATTCTGAATATGCGCTCTActgaggggaggaagaaggccTTCTCAACCTGCACTTCCCACCTCACTGCCGTCACTTTGTTTTATGGGACAGTTTTGTTCGTTTATGTGATGCCCAAGTCCAGTTATTCAGCTGATCAGGTCAAAGTGGCATCTGTCATCTATACAGTGGTGGTCCCCATGTTGAATCCCCTCATCTACAGTCTGAGGAACAAGGAGGTGAAAGGGGCCATGAGAAAACTAATGGCCAGAACACACTGGTTTTCCTGA